The Teredinibacter sp. KSP-S5-2 genomic interval GGGCAGAACACATTCTCTCTTTGCGCGAGCAGTACGCAGAACTATCCACACCGCCTTTAAAAATTGGTTCAGCGAGGATCGGATAAAATAGTTAATCGCGAAAGTTCGTATACTGGAACGGCTGACCTAAGTCCTGCTCTTTAATTAATGAAATAACCTGCTGTAGATCGTCGCGTTTTTTCCCGGTGATCCGCAATTGCTCACCTTGAATAGCCGCTTGAACTTTGATTTTGGAATCTTTAATCAATTTGATCAACTTCTTGGCAGTTGCGGAATCAATACCCTGCTTAAAACCAATCTTTTGGCTGAACGTCTTACCGGAATGAATTGGCCTGCCGATATCCATAATTCCAGCTTCAAGATTACGCTTAATCAATTTATTGCGGAAAATGTCTATTAATTGTTGGCACTGAAAATCCGATTCAGCTTTAACTGTCACCTCATCATTTGCCCATTCAAAATCGGCCTCTACCCCCCGAAAATCGTAGCGTCCAGTGAGTTCGCGTTTAGAATTTTCGACAGCATTTAGCACTTCTTGAGAATCGATTTCAGAAACAATATCGAATGACGGCATTACATTTCCCCAATAAAACTAGATAGTTACATACAAAACACTATTTTCCTTCGCATAATGTATTTAAGCAAGCTATACCCATATTTTCTTAGACTATACTGATAAACTGAACACTTAGCCCTTTTTGTTGTTGATCCAATCGATTTCTGCCGGAGGTTAGATGGACGCCTACGCGACCCACTTAGCGGAGGTTAACGAAGTTCAAGACGTTATAGCGTTGGAGAATATCTGTAACGCTCAAGGTCAATTAATTATTCCGAAGGGCTCTAAAATCGATGCGAAAGCTGCAGAAAAAGTCATAAAATTTAAATTACTTAAACCTATCGAAAACACCGTAGCAATTGATAAAGAACTCAACCACGATCGATTAAAATCTCGCTTCACCAGTTTCCTTTCTACTAACCCGGATTTTGTCGCCATTCAACAATATGTTGATTTAACAAAAGAGCTGGAATATTGCTGCGAAAAATTATGTCAACACGATATTCTTCGGCAAAAAATCACCGTATTAGCATTACAACTTCCTAAAGTATTTAATCAAGCCATGTTCTGTGCCTGGTTTTCAATGGCAATAAATAAACAGGAAGGCGTCGATGATAAAGTACTTGAAGATGGCTTTATTGCGTCCATGACTCATGATTTAGGTTTTTTGCATATATCGCCGGAACTGTTAAATAAGGAAGAACCTCTTAGCGAAGCAGAATACAAACAATTGCATTCCCACCCGCTGGTAGGAGAAAAGATCGTTGAGTCTTTACCAGGGATATCCAAAGACGTGGCCAGAGCCATAGCGGAACACCACGAGAACCTTGACGGCTCCGGTTACCCCAAAGGAAAGGTTGGCAAACAACTGTGTTACACCGGCCGCCTACTCAACATGCTGGACAGCGTTAATGCGGTATACTCCAAGCATTTCAAACCACGCAGTTCGTCTTTGCACGACCTTGTCCCTATTATTCAAATGAATGAGCAGGCCATGTATGGCAAATCTGCCAGATCATTAATATGCTTATTGAAAAAAACACGAAAATCCGACGCCTGTAGTATTCCTGAAAATCTGATTCCAGAG includes:
- a CDS encoding YajQ family cyclic di-GMP-binding protein, producing MPSFDIVSEIDSQEVLNAVENSKRELTGRYDFRGVEADFEWANDEVTVKAESDFQCQQLIDIFRNKLIKRNLEAGIMDIGRPIHSGKTFSQKIGFKQGIDSATAKKLIKLIKDSKIKVQAAIQGEQLRITGKKRDDLQQVISLIKEQDLGQPFQYTNFRD
- a CDS encoding HD-GYP domain-containing protein produces the protein MDAYATHLAEVNEVQDVIALENICNAQGQLIIPKGSKIDAKAAEKVIKFKLLKPIENTVAIDKELNHDRLKSRFTSFLSTNPDFVAIQQYVDLTKELEYCCEKLCQHDILRQKITVLALQLPKVFNQAMFCAWFSMAINKQEGVDDKVLEDGFIASMTHDLGFLHISPELLNKEEPLSEAEYKQLHSHPLVGEKIVESLPGISKDVARAIAEHHENLDGSGYPKGKVGKQLCYTGRLLNMLDSVNAVYSKHFKPRSSSLHDLVPIIQMNEQAMYGKSARSLICLLKKTRKSDACSIPENLIPELIDNVKNRNNFIVFFVEATKDFISQLGLRHENAKLFALQNSFLHINITLAQSGIANEAYLRWLDQVKEKKIIQAYREVEDVFLMMGEVCYHISRFKRQLRSYSILHPNTEAGKIITLTLERLEKRETPKASQNLSHLWLAQVAC